The DNA region TCCAGAGAGTTTTATGAATGCTGATGGCACATTATCGCGGAGCCAAGTTTACCTGCGATTTGCCTCGGATATCAATAAGCTTTATCAGTCGAGTAAATCAAAGGATGATGCAATGGAAAAACCTACAGATTTATTTACACCTCAGGCTTGCCCAACCTTTGCCCAATCGCTGATGCACAGCTAGCTTTACTCGCCAACTAAAACAGGTTTGTTGTCGACTTTTCGGGGATAAAAAGAACTGGTGAATGGGTCATCAGTCCGCGACTAACTTCAACGGATACACCTCGACTTTTTATCCCTTTTCTTCTTTGAAAAAAACTGAATATTTTCCCCTTAGTAATGTCATCGTCACGAGGAAGATTCTATGTCTAAACTGTATAAACCAATTCGCACTGCCGCTGTCCTTGGTGCGGGTGTGATGGGCATTCAAATTGCTGCTCATCTGGCTAATGCGGGTTTAACGGTACATCTCCTAGAATTACCAGCCAAGCAAGGTCGTAAAAATGATTTGGTTGAAGGGGCTTTTAAAAAAGCGCTCAAGCGATCGCCGCCAATGTTTTACAGCAAGAAAATGGCGAAGCGGGTCATCCTCGGGAATTATGACGAACATTGGGATCGGCTGGCGGACGTGGATTGGGTCATTGAAGCGGTCATCGAAAATCTGGATATTAAACGGGATTTGATGGCGCGTCTGGAAAAAACAGTTAAGACTGATGCCATTATTTCGACCAATACGAGTGGGCTATCCATTGAGGCGATCGCCGCGAATTGCAAACCAAAATTTAGGAAACGTTTTCTCGGGACACACTTTTTTAATCCGCCCCGTTATCTCAAATTATTAGAACTCATTCCGACGGCTGAAACTGATCCGCTGATTGTGGAGCACCTGTCGAAATTTGGGCGGATGGTTTTGGGCAAAGGCATTGTGCTGGCGAAGGATACACCGAATTTCATCGCCAACCGTATCGGTGTCTTTGTCTCATTCCTCGCCCTGCAAAGTTTTACCGACGGCGACTACACCATCGAGGAAATTGATACCCTCACTGGCACGCTGATGGGGCGGCCAAAATCGGCGACGTTCCGCACGGCTGATCTGGTGGGGTTGGATACGCTTCTCTATGTTTCAAAAAATCTCTATCCGGCCATTCCCAAGGATGAACGACGCGAGGTTTTCCAAGTGCCAGAGCTGTTCGGGAAGCTAGTGGAAACAGGTAGTCTAGGCGCAAAAGCTGGCCAGGGTTTCTATAAAAAAGTAGACGGCGAAATTCGGTCTCTCAACCCAGAAACCTTTGGGTACGACTCACCCAAACCGATGAAGTTGGGTAACCTCGATAAATTGAAGAAGCTAGAGTTGGGAGATCGCCTCCGCAAACTGTATGACGACAATGGGCGAGCAGGTAAATTCTTCCGGAATTTGATGTTGCAGACATTGGCCTATAGCGCGAATCGAGTGCCAGAAATTGCCGATGAACCGCAGATGATCGACCTCGCGATGAAATGGGGTTTCGGCTGGGAAATGGGGCCATTCCAAATTTGGGATGAGCTGGGCTTTAACCGCATTTTCGGCGATCTAAATAGCCATAATTATTTCATTCCCCACTGGGTGAAACAGATGGCTTCCATGGGTCACAGCCGTTTCTATAGCGAAAATAAAACGGTCTATTCGCCCAATCGGATGACCTACCAAAAACTGGATGGCCATGACGATGAAATTCATTTGGCGGACTATCGCATCGATGAGAAAACCCTCTGGCAAAATTCTGAAATGGCGTTACTCGACCTCGGCGATGGTATTGCGCTGTGTGACCTACGCTCTAAAGCCAATACCTTAAGCGCAAAAGTGATCGAAGGCTTTGGGGACATGCTCGATTATGTGACGAACCACGACGAAATTTTAGGCGTGGTAATCGGTAATGATGCCCGAAATTTCTGTGTGGGTTTGAATCTCGGCGAAGTGGGCAAGATGGTGGAATTAGAAAACCTCAACCCCTTCAGTCGCAACCATGGCGGTGTGCGCAAACTTCTCGAACAGGTGCAAGCTTTTGTGCAGCGCATCCATTATTTCCATAAACCGATTGTGGCGGCTGTCCATGGTCGTGCCCTCGGTGGCGGCTGTGAATTGGCGATCGCCTGCCCCCATATCGTCGCCGATGCGGAAACCTATATTGGTCTCGTGGAAATGGCAGTTGGTCTAATTCCGGCGGGTGGTGGCCTAATGCGTTGGGCGCGGTGGATTGCTAAAACAGCCAATGGTGAAACCCCAGCGGATCTAATGCCATTACTGAAAAAAGTCTTCCAGACCGTTGGTACAGCGACAGTTTCCGGTAGTGCCCACGAAGGCATCGAACTGGGTTTCTTCCCAGCCGACACCAAAATCGTGATGAATGGCGATCGCCTCCTTTATGTCGCCAAACAAGAGGCGTTATGTCTGCATCGATTGGGTTATGTGCCGCCCGCGAAAGATCCGATTCCGGTACTGGGCAAATCGGCGCGAACCGTTCTGGAGCATATGGTCTACACGATGAAGGAAGGGGGCTATGCCTCGGATTATGACCAGATGTTGGCGCACCGCATTGCCTATGTGTTGACGGGTGGTGACTTGACGGAGATGGCCTGGGTGGATGACAAATATCTTCTCAAATTGGAGGGCGAAAACTTTATGCCACTCATCGATGAGCCGAAGACCAAGGAGCGCATTATGCACATGCTCAAGACGAAGAAACCATTGCGGAATTAATTGCGCCACTTGTGGGAGATCCCCCTAAATCCCCCTTTGAAAGGGGGACTTCCCAGACATACAAGTGAATTATTTCCCCCCTTAATAAGGGGGGCTAGGGGGGATCCCTCAGTTAGTTGTAGGAAGCAAAAAAATGAATGCATACATCGTGAGTGTCGTCCGCACCGCCGCCGGAAAAGCCCCTAGGGGTAGCCTCAAAAATGTCCGCGCCGATGACCTCGGAGCCACTGCTGTTAAAGGTGCAATTTCAGTCGTCACTGATCAATTGGCAGCCACCAAAAACGAGACATCAATCATTGATTTAATCGACGATGTGATTATGGGCTGTGCTTCACCGGAAGCTGAACAGGGCTTTAATGTTGGGCGAATGATCGCGCTGCGGGCAGGCTTACCAAATCATGTCGCAGGGGTCACCGTAAATCGGCTTTGTTCGTCGGGATTACAGGCGATCGCCATGGCAGTCCAGGCGATTAATTTCGGGTCGGCGGATGTCATCGTGGCAGGTGGCGCAGAATCCATGAGCCAAATCCCGATGGGTGGTCATAATTGGCTGCCGAATGTCGATTTGTTTGAGGATATGCCAGCCGCCTATTTGCCGATGGGATTAACGGCGGAGAAAGTCGCCACCAAGTTTAAAGTTTCCCGCGAAGACCAAGATGCGTTTGCACTGCGGAGTCACCAGAAAGCTTTGATTGCCCGCGAAAAAGGCTATTTCAAAGATGAGATTGTGCCAATTACCGTCCGCGAAACCCGCTATGTCGATGGCAAATCGGAACTCGTTGAAACCATTTTTGAAGCCGACGAGGGAATCCGCGCCGATACCAGTTTGAGCGCCTTGGCAGATTTAAGACCTGTTTTCCATGCCAAAGGTTCTGTCACTGCCGGAACATCTTCTCAAATGTCCGATGGGGCAGCCGCGACGGTGGTGATGAGCGAAAAAATGGTGCAGGAACTGGGCATTAAACCAATCGCGAAATTACTCGGTTTTACGGCGGTGGGCGTTGACCCGGAAATTATGGGCATTGGCCCGGTCGCAGCAGTGCCGAAAGTTCTCAAACAAGTCGGTTTAACCTTAGAAGATATTGGACTTGTTGAGCTAAACGAAGCCTTTGCCGCCCAATCCCTCGCTGTGATTCGGGAGCTGGGTCTCAACGAAGATCTGGTGAATGTAAATGGTGGGGCGATCGCCCTCGGTCATCCATTGGGTTGTACTGGCGCGAAGTTGACCGCAACATTACTCCACGAAATGCAACGACGCGGCGTGAAATATGGCCTGGTCACCATGTGCGTTGGTGGTGGTATGGGGGCGGCTGGTGTGTTCGAAAACATGATGCTGTAACCCGCCTTTGTAGGGGCGTTTCGCGAAACGCCCTTCCCCGAAATTAATACTGATTTGGATAGGATTTATGAATGGTTTTTATTATCTGCCCCATGTCACCCCATCCCTCGTGGGGACAATGGTTTTAGGGGGATTTCTCCTCGCACTATCAATCTTTCTCTTCCCTGTTTTGCGGCGAAATCTAATCACTCGCTGGATTTTTGCCGGGATTCAAAAACTAAAACTCTTACCGAAAATTTCTAACACCGAAAAAGAGGCCATCGAAGCAGGTAATGCCTGGGTCGAAAAAGAATTTTTCACAGGCAAACCCGACTGGAAATTTATCCTCAATGAAACCTATCCAAAAGTAGACCGCGAAATCCAAGATTTTCTGGATAACCAAGTCGAAACTGCTTGTGAAATGGCGACGGATTGGCAGATTTATCAACACAAAGATTTGCCGCCAGAACTCTGGAAATATCTCAAACACGAAAAATTCTTTGGCATGATGATTCCCAAGGAATATGGTGGTTTGGGATTTTCTAATTTGGCCTACAGCGCCGTGATGATGAAACTAGCATCACGCTCCTTTACCCATGTCGCAACGGTCGGTGTTACCAATTCTCTCGGCCCCGCAAAACTCCTGATTCGCTACGGCACACCAGAACAAAAAGCCCGATATTTACCACGATTAGCTATCGGCGAGGAAATGCCTTGCTTTGCTCTCACCGAACCGAACGCGGGATCTGATGCGGCCAGTTTGGTGTCCAAAGGCGAGGTGTTTAAAGGGGAAGACGGCAAACTTTACCTCAAACTAAATTGGAAAAAACGCTACATCACCCTCGGGGCGATCGCCACATTATTGGGCTTAGCAGTGCGGGTTTATGACCCAGACCATTTGCTGGGCAAAGGCGAAGATGTGGGCATTACCTGTGTGCTGGTGCCGACGGATACCGAGGGTGTGGTGATTAACCAGCGCCATGACCCAATGGGCGTGCCGTTCTACAATTCGCCGACGGAAGGCCATGATGTCATTTTGCCCGTCGAGCAAATTATTGGCGGTGTCGAAAATGCGGGTAAAGGCTGGCGGATGTTAATGCAATCATTGGCCGCTGGTCGTGGAGTTAGTTTCCCTGCAAGTTGTACCGGAGTCGCAAAATTGGTGGCTCGCGTCGCTAGTGCCCACAGCGTCAATCGCAAACAATTTGGGCTATCCATCGGCAAGTTTGAGGGCATCGAAGAACCCCTCACCCGCATCGCTGGTTTCACCTATATGCTCGATGCGTTGCGGCTCTACACCTGTGGCGCAGTCGATAACAACAAACAACCCGCCATTTCTGCGGCGATCGCCAAATATATTAGTACCGAGCTAGGCCGCAAAATTGTGATGGACGGCATGGATATTTTGGGTGGTTCCGGTATTTGTCGTGGCGAACGCAATTTACTCGCCAATGTTTATACCGCGATGCCTATTGCTATTACCGTCGAAGGCGCAAATATTCTGACACGCACCCTAATGATCTTTGGTCAGGGCGCAATTCGTTGTCACCCCTATATTTACGACGAAATCCAAGCCTTAAACGACAAAGATTTAGCGGCTTTTGATCGCACATTGTGGTCACATCTCAGTTCCTTTGCCACCAATAAATTCCGCGCTTTTATGTTGAGTCTTAGCGGCGGCACATTAACCCTCTCCCCAGTCTCCGGCGCAACCGCAAAATACTACCGCAAACTAACTTTTGCCTCCACCGTTTTTGCCTTACTCAGTGACTTTGCTCTTGTGGCCTATGGCGGCAAACTGAAGCGCAAAGAGAAATTAACGGGACGTTTTGCAGATGCCCTCACCTGGATGTATCTCGCCACTTGCACCCTCCGTCGCTATGAAGCCAGTGGTCAACCCAGAGAAGAATTACCGCTTGTCCACTGGAGTTTGCAATATGCTCTCTACCAAGTCCAGATGGCATTTGAAGGCATTTTGAATAATATCGATCTGCCCGTTGTTGGTGGAATGTTGCGCAGTACTTCGTTGCCATGGGTGCGCTGGAATAAACTTAGCGATTTACCGAGTGATCGCCTTGGCCATGATGTCGCCCAACTCTTGCGCAATAACCGATTTATTCGCGAACGTTTAACCGAAGGCATCTATGTGCCCCAAGCCGAAACCGAAGCCCTCGGACGACTCGAAAAAGCTTTTACGCTTGTTCATGCCAGCCAACCAATTCTGAGAAAAATCAAAGGGGCGATCGCCGAAGGACTATTACCGAAAGACAGACCAGAAAAACTCCTTGATCTCGCCCAAATGCGTGATGTTATTACCAAATCTGAATTAGAGTTAGTCCAAAAAGCTGAACTTGCCCGTAATGATGCGATTCAAGTTGACGCATTTGATTTAGAAGAATATGCCCTCAAAGAGAAAGTATCGAAGCTATTGAAGTAGGCTTCAAACCAACGACAAATAAAAAAAGACTGTTAGCTTGAAACTAGCAGTCTTTCTATATCTGAATGGAAACGAAACCTTAAATATCGACAATCCTTACCACTTCTTATAGGGTAAGAACTTACCGCACATAATGACTTTGACGCGATCGCCTTTAGGATCTTCTTCGCGCTCAACATCGATGGAGAAGTCAATCGCACTCATGATGCCATCACCAAACTGCTCATGAACAACCGCCTTCACAGGCATTCCATAAACCTGCATGATTTCGTAGAAACGATAGATGAACGGATCAGTCGGAACAACAGGATCCAAACCACCCTTCACAGGGCACTCAGTCAAAGGCTCAATCAAAGACGCATCAGCACCAATTGCTTCCACCATCTTTGTTGCCTCTTCCAAAGAAGCACTCGCTTGACGATAGAACACAGAGGCAATCCACACCTCATCACAGCCTATCTTTGCTTCTAGATCCGCAAAAGAAATACCAGCAGCTTTTTTCGCAGCCAAAAGCTTTTCCGTTACTTCAGAAATTGCCATCTTTAGAATCCTCTAAAAAACTAAAATTACAACGTAAAAAAATCACAATGCGTCGATTAACGAGTGACCCTTGCCGCTTCAACAGCACGAGTTTCGCGAGATAGATGACGCTCCATCTCAACCTTCAGATCGTGGTAAGCCGGATACTGATCCAACTCCTCACGATTGCGAGGACGAGGGAAAGGAACATCCAAAATCTCATCCACACCAGCAGCAGGGCCACGGGTCATCATGATGATGCGATCGGACAGAAGCAGCGCCTCGTCAATACTGTGGGTAATCATGATCACCGTTTTGCGTTCCCGCTCCCAGATACGTTCGATCTCGTCCTGCAGGAAACCACGGGTCAACGCGTCCAATGCTCCGAACGGCTCATCCATCAACAACATTTGTGGATTAATCGCCAGAGCACGGGCAATACCCACCCGCTGTTTCATACCACCTGAAATTTCATGAGGATGCTTTTTCTCCGCACCAGATAAACCCACTAATTGGATATGCTCCTTAATCGTGCGTTTGATCTGCTTTTTAGGCATATCCGGATAAACCGTTTCCACCGCAAAATAGAGATTTTCCTCTACCGTCATCCAAGGCATCAATGCATAACTTTGAAACACCATGCCCCGGTCTGGCCCTGGCCCAGTAATCGGCATACCATTCAGGCGAATTTCACCAGACGTTACGGGAGAGAGACCCGCAATCATATCGAGCAACGTGGATTTACCACAGCCAGAGGGTCCAATAATCGAAACAAAGGTATTAGGCTCAATATCAAGGCTAATATCCTCGATCGCCACATAATCCTTAGATTTTTTGCCAGTGACCTTATTCAGTAAACTTTGCTTACCATGGAAGACCTTTGTCACATTACGAATCGAAAGTTGAGCCGTATCAGAAAAAGTATCTTCCGGTGTAAGGGGAGTTGCGTGATTCACAGGAGTAACACTCATTATTTTCGACCAAATGCAACAAATTTTTCGACAGCCGCAAAACCACTATCCAGAATTAGACCAACTAAGCCAATGATGAAAATCGCCACCAAAATATTCGGGATATAAAGGTTATTCCATTCATTCCAGATAAAGTAACCAAGACCTGTACCTAGGAGCATTTCTGCTGCCACAATTACCAGCCAAGCGATACCCATACTGATCCTCAGACCCGACAAAATATTGGGTAGAGCTGCAGGGATAATCACTTTAAAGATGGTGCGGAGCCGAGAAGCACCTAAAGTCTTTGAAACATCTAAATACTCTTTATTGACGTTCGCTACACCAAAAGCAGTGTTGATCAGCGTTGGCCAAATACTGGAAATGAAGATGATAAAAACACCAGTCTGTTCAGAGTCTCGCAAGATATAAAGACCAAGAGGCAACCATGCAAGAGGCGAAACAGGTTTAAGAAGCTGGATAAAAGGGTTAAAGGCTTTGCTGGCAATAGGAGAAATACCGATTAAAATCCCTAGCGGTACAGCAACAAAAGAAGCCGCAATATAACCGATCGCCACCCGTCGGAGGCTAATCAATAAATTCCAACCAATACCTAGATCGTTAGGGCCATTATCGAAGAACGGATGGGTTGTCCACCACCATAGTTCCTGGATGGTTTTCGATGCAGTGGGCATGCCCTTGGCGAGAATTCCCGCGCGAGCACCGATTTCCCATCCTCCTAGAAAAATAGCCAGAGAGCCAACAAAGAGTAGAAAGGCTAGAAAATTCTCATTCTGCCAAATTGATTCTTTCGGCCTGGCATAGGCCGATTTTGGTAGTCGTTTACTCGTAACTGCCATAACTAAAAAACTCCTAAAATTTAAACGCCATATTCATCGATTTGCTCTTGCACATATGCGGCAGGATCAGCAGGGTCAAAGGTGTCAAATTTAAGGGTCTCTTCGCGGTAAATCTCAGCAGGTGCTTCTTGGCCTAGTTCTGTAGCCAGTTCCCTCGCGAGGTCTGTGAGGAAGACATCTGTACCGACAGTGTCATAGCCTTTTTCAGGAATGATTGTTGGGGCGAGATCATCACCTTGCAGATCCCAA from [Leptolyngbya] sp. PCC 7376 includes:
- a CDS encoding 3-hydroxyacyl-CoA dehydrogenase/enoyl-CoA hydratase family protein, with the translated sequence MSKLYKPIRTAAVLGAGVMGIQIAAHLANAGLTVHLLELPAKQGRKNDLVEGAFKKALKRSPPMFYSKKMAKRVILGNYDEHWDRLADVDWVIEAVIENLDIKRDLMARLEKTVKTDAIISTNTSGLSIEAIAANCKPKFRKRFLGTHFFNPPRYLKLLELIPTAETDPLIVEHLSKFGRMVLGKGIVLAKDTPNFIANRIGVFVSFLALQSFTDGDYTIEEIDTLTGTLMGRPKSATFRTADLVGLDTLLYVSKNLYPAIPKDERREVFQVPELFGKLVETGSLGAKAGQGFYKKVDGEIRSLNPETFGYDSPKPMKLGNLDKLKKLELGDRLRKLYDDNGRAGKFFRNLMLQTLAYSANRVPEIADEPQMIDLAMKWGFGWEMGPFQIWDELGFNRIFGDLNSHNYFIPHWVKQMASMGHSRFYSENKTVYSPNRMTYQKLDGHDDEIHLADYRIDEKTLWQNSEMALLDLGDGIALCDLRSKANTLSAKVIEGFGDMLDYVTNHDEILGVVIGNDARNFCVGLNLGEVGKMVELENLNPFSRNHGGVRKLLEQVQAFVQRIHYFHKPIVAAVHGRALGGGCELAIACPHIVADAETYIGLVEMAVGLIPAGGGLMRWARWIAKTANGETPADLMPLLKKVFQTVGTATVSGSAHEGIELGFFPADTKIVMNGDRLLYVAKQEALCLHRLGYVPPAKDPIPVLGKSARTVLEHMVYTMKEGGYASDYDQMLAHRIAYVLTGGDLTEMAWVDDKYLLKLEGENFMPLIDEPKTKERIMHMLKTKKPLRN
- a CDS encoding acetyl-CoA C-acyltransferase encodes the protein MNAYIVSVVRTAAGKAPRGSLKNVRADDLGATAVKGAISVVTDQLAATKNETSIIDLIDDVIMGCASPEAEQGFNVGRMIALRAGLPNHVAGVTVNRLCSSGLQAIAMAVQAINFGSADVIVAGGAESMSQIPMGGHNWLPNVDLFEDMPAAYLPMGLTAEKVATKFKVSREDQDAFALRSHQKALIAREKGYFKDEIVPITVRETRYVDGKSELVETIFEADEGIRADTSLSALADLRPVFHAKGSVTAGTSSQMSDGAAATVVMSEKMVQELGIKPIAKLLGFTAVGVDPEIMGIGPVAAVPKVLKQVGLTLEDIGLVELNEAFAAQSLAVIRELGLNEDLVNVNGGAIALGHPLGCTGAKLTATLLHEMQRRGVKYGLVTMCVGGGMGAAGVFENMML
- a CDS encoding acyl-CoA dehydrogenase, with amino-acid sequence MNGFYYLPHVTPSLVGTMVLGGFLLALSIFLFPVLRRNLITRWIFAGIQKLKLLPKISNTEKEAIEAGNAWVEKEFFTGKPDWKFILNETYPKVDREIQDFLDNQVETACEMATDWQIYQHKDLPPELWKYLKHEKFFGMMIPKEYGGLGFSNLAYSAVMMKLASRSFTHVATVGVTNSLGPAKLLIRYGTPEQKARYLPRLAIGEEMPCFALTEPNAGSDAASLVSKGEVFKGEDGKLYLKLNWKKRYITLGAIATLLGLAVRVYDPDHLLGKGEDVGITCVLVPTDTEGVVINQRHDPMGVPFYNSPTEGHDVILPVEQIIGGVENAGKGWRMLMQSLAAGRGVSFPASCTGVAKLVARVASAHSVNRKQFGLSIGKFEGIEEPLTRIAGFTYMLDALRLYTCGAVDNNKQPAISAAIAKYISTELGRKIVMDGMDILGGSGICRGERNLLANVYTAMPIAITVEGANILTRTLMIFGQGAIRCHPYIYDEIQALNDKDLAAFDRTLWSHLSSFATNKFRAFMLSLSGGTLTLSPVSGATAKYYRKLTFASTVFALLSDFALVAYGGKLKRKEKLTGRFADALTWMYLATCTLRRYEASGQPREELPLVHWSLQYALYQVQMAFEGILNNIDLPVVGGMLRSTSLPWVRWNKLSDLPSDRLGHDVAQLLRNNRFIRERLTEGIYVPQAETEALGRLEKAFTLVHASQPILRKIKGAIAEGLLPKDRPEKLLDLAQMRDVITKSELELVQKAELARNDAIQVDAFDLEEYALKEKVSKLLK
- the cynS gene encoding cyanase, giving the protein MAISEVTEKLLAAKKAAGISFADLEAKIGCDEVWIASVFYRQASASLEEATKMVEAIGADASLIEPLTECPVKGGLDPVVPTDPFIYRFYEIMQVYGMPVKAVVHEQFGDGIMSAIDFSIDVEREEDPKGDRVKVIMCGKFLPYKKW
- a CDS encoding ABC transporter ATP-binding protein; this encodes MSVTPVNHATPLTPEDTFSDTAQLSIRNVTKVFHGKQSLLNKVTGKKSKDYVAIEDISLDIEPNTFVSIIGPSGCGKSTLLDMIAGLSPVTSGEIRLNGMPITGPGPDRGMVFQSYALMPWMTVEENLYFAVETVYPDMPKKQIKRTIKEHIQLVGLSGAEKKHPHEISGGMKQRVGIARALAINPQMLLMDEPFGALDALTRGFLQDEIERIWERERKTVIMITHSIDEALLLSDRIIMMTRGPAAGVDEILDVPFPRPRNREELDQYPAYHDLKVEMERHLSRETRAVEAARVTR
- the ntrB gene encoding nitrate ABC transporter permease, producing MAVTSKRLPKSAYARPKESIWQNENFLAFLLFVGSLAIFLGGWEIGARAGILAKGMPTASKTIQELWWWTTHPFFDNGPNDLGIGWNLLISLRRVAIGYIAASFVAVPLGILIGISPIASKAFNPFIQLLKPVSPLAWLPLGLYILRDSEQTGVFIIFISSIWPTLINTAFGVANVNKEYLDVSKTLGASRLRTIFKVIIPAALPNILSGLRISMGIAWLVIVAAEMLLGTGLGYFIWNEWNNLYIPNILVAIFIIGLVGLILDSGFAAVEKFVAFGRK